The DNA window AAAAGATTACTTTCCTTGATAATCAGTTTCATTTGAGCATTCCATATCCTCACGATTACGAATCGCTGAGCAATGAAACTCGTGCAATATTAGAAGATAATAACCGAAATCTTTGGGTAGCTTTTAAAGATGGTACATTGCGTATATATAATCCGCTTCGTAAATATATAGGATATCTTACAGAGGCTGGAACAATAGCTCAAAGTGGACCTAAGGTGAAAGGTGTAGCTTACTTTATGACTCAGGATAAAAAAGGAATTATCTGGATTGGTATGAAAGGAGGCGGGCTGGTGCGTGCCGAAAAAGTAGGTAACCGCTTTTCTTTATCTCGTTTTAATTATAGCGAAGATGATATATACAGTCTGAGCGACGATAATATTTATTGTGTTTTTGAGGATCATAAAGGTAGAATTTGGGTAGCTACTTATGGAGGTGGCATCAATTATCTGGATCACGACAAGAGTGGAAAGACCATCTTTATCAATCATCGCAATAACTTGAAAGGATACCCTATCGATTGTTGCTATCGGGTTCGTTATATCACCGAAGATGCTAAAGGCAATATCTGGGCAGGTACAACATCCGGAGTGATTTCTTTCAAAGATAATTTTGTGAATCCGGAGGAAGTTCAATTTAATCATTATTTGCGTGTGCCGGGCGATGTTACAAGTTTAAGTAATAACGATGTGCACTGGATTCATCCAACAAAGAAAGGTGAACTTTATCTGGCAACTTTTGGCGGAGGACTTAATAAACTTATCTCTGTTTCCGGAAAAAATAAAGCCGTTTTTAAATGTTATACAGTGAAAGATGGTGCACCATCTGATGTATTGCTCTCTATTCAGGAGGATACAAAAGGTAATTTATGGATTAGCACTGAAAATGGATTAAGTAAATTTATTCCTTCTCAGCAGAGATTCGAGAATTATGACGACAGAAGTTTCGCTTCCAAAGTGAAGTTTAGCGAGGCTACATCAGATATTACTGCTAATAATTATATATACTTTGGTACTACAACCGGATTCTTGTATTTCAATCCGGCAGCTATTCGTAAAAGTACCTATGTGCCTTATATTTATCTGTCGCAGTTGATGGTAGCCAATAAGGAAGTTGCTCCGGGAGAAAAATCTGTTTTGAAAGTCTCATTGGATGATACTAAGGAACTTGAACTATCGCATAAAGAAAATATAGTTACTATTCAGTATGCAGCTCTCGATATGAGAAACTCTGAAAACATTCAGTATGCGTATATTCTCGAAGGATTTGACAAGGAGTGGACTTATGTTGATAAACAAAGAACTGCAACTTATACCAATTTGCCAAAAGGTGAATATGTATTCCGGGTAAAATCTACCAATAGTGACGGAGTGTGGGTAAATAATGAACGAAGCCTGAAAATTACTATTCTTCCATCTTTCTGGGAAACACCGTGGGCTTACATTATTTATTTTCTTTTAATTCTGGTTATTATTCTCATTGCGGTATTTATTCTGTTTACTATCTACAGATTAAAGAATGAGGTATCTGTGGAGCAGCAAGTGTCGGATGTTAAACTGCGCTTCTTTACAAACATCTCGCATGAGTTGCGTACACCATTAACGTTGATTGCCGGTCCGGTGGAACATGTTCTTAAAAATTCAGAGTTACCAGAAGAAACGCGCGAACAACTAAATTTAGTGAAGCGCAATACAGATAGAATGTTGAGGCTGGTAAATCAGATTCTCGACTTCAGGAAGATTCAGAATAAGAAAATGAAAATGCAGATTGAAGAGATTGAACTGGTCTCTTTTGTTCGTCGTATTATGGATAATTTTGAATCCATGGCAGAAGAACATCATATAGACTTTGTATTCGAGAACGATAAACCACAGATGAATCTTTGGGCAGATATAGACAAACTGGAGAAAATTATATTCAATCTCCTTTCCAATGCCTTTAAATATACTCCTCAGGGTAAGATGATCAAGGTCTTTATAAAAGACGAAGGTTCATCGCTAGCAATTGGAGTAAAAGATCAGGGTATTGGAATAGCTGACAATAAGAAGAATTCTCTTTTTACCCGTTTTGAAAATCTGGTTGATAAGAATCTTTTTAATCAGCCAAGTACAGGTATCGGTCTTTCTTTAGTGAGAGAATTGGTAGAAATGCACAAAGCTACCATTCAGGTAGATAGTAAATTGGGCGAAGGTAGTTGCTTTACCACACATTTCCTTAAAGGTAAGGAACATTACGATGAAGGGGTAGAGTTTATACTTTCTGATTCAAAGAATCCGGAATTGAAAGAATCAGTGCAGTATACCGTCGATATTCAGAATGAAGTTTTCTCTAATGAGGCTGGTGATTCTTCCGAAGAAGTAGATTCTTCAAAAGAAACAATGTTGCTGGTAGAAGATAATGCAGAATTGCGTTTCTTCCTTCGCAGTATTTTTGGTTCTTCATTCCAGATAATTGAAGCGGCAAATGGTAAGGAAGGACTGGAAAAGGCACAGAAATATCTACCTGATATGGTTATCAGTGATGTAATGATGCCCGAGATGGATGGCATAGAACTAACAAAGGAGCTGAAAGAGGAAATGACTACCAGCCATATTCCTGTTGTTTTACTTTCTGCTAAAACGGCAATAGAAAGTAAACTGCAAGGGCTTGAATATGGTGCTGATGATTATATCACTAAACCTTTTAGTGCTACTTATCTCAAGGCTAGAGTAGATAATCTGTTGGCTCAGCGAAATAAACTGCAAGAGCTTTACCGTGCCAATCTAATGGAAAAACCTAAGGAAGAGAGTACAACTCAACCTGAAATGTCTCCACACGATCGCAGGTTTATGGATAAGCTTATGGAGTTGATGGAGAAGAATATGGATAATGGTAATTTAGTTGTCGACGATTTTGTGCAGGAAATGGCTGTAAGTCGCTCTGTGTTCTTTAAAAAACTGAAGATGCTTACAGGATTTGCTCCAATTGAATTTATAAAAGAGATGCGGGTAAAAAGAGCTGCACAGCTTATAGAAACCGGAGAATACAACATGACACAAATTTCTTATCAGGTTGGAATTAATGATCCGCGCTATTTCAGCAAGTGCTTTAAGCAGAAGTTTGGAATGACTCCAACGGAATATAAGGATAGTTTAGGTAAGAATTATAAATAATTTATTTAATGTATGGAAAAGCATAATCTAATATTCTGGATTGTAGTTGTCCTTCTTTTGGCAGGATTGGCAACTTTGCTTTTTGTCCTTCTTCTTGGAGCTTTTCTATGAATATACTATAGATTCAGTTTATATAAAACGAAAGGCTATATTTTTGCTGATGTTTCATTATTCTTTAAGTTGAGACATTGGCAAAGATATAGCCTTTTTATTTATTATCTGAAGAATAATGTTTTATGAAACAGTAAGTAATGCCGGTGTTTGTATGATCGCTTATGCTAGATTTGTTGACAAAGTTTTTGTTTTTCAAATTTTTAGCATTGATAGAAACTGAAAAATCCTCTATTAATATCAAATATTACACTTTTTATTGTCATTTAGTTTGTATTCTTGCATCGTAAAAAATTGTTTAACCTAATTAATACTAAAATGAATTTTGCATTTAAGTTTTTTTACATTGCATTGTTCTCTTTTGCTTTTGGAGGAATGCATTTGTACGGGCAAAGTATACCTGCCTTTCCCGGGGCCGAAGGACATGGAAGATATGTAACTGGTGGTCGGGGTGGAACTGTTTACCATGTTACTTCACTTGAAGATAATGCGTATGGTACTACTCCGGCTCCCGGAACTCTGAGGTTTGGAATTGAAAAGATTACTTCGGCACGGACTATTGTTTTTGATATTTCAGGAACCATTCAGTTAAAGCAACAGCTAAAGATTAAGAATGACAATATTACCATTGCCGGACAAACTGCACCGGGTGACGGAATTTGTTTGGCTGGTTGGCCGGTTTCCATTAACTGTAATAATGTAATTCTCCGTTTTGTTCGTTTCAGAATGGGAGATAGGGATAATATTAATGCGGATGGTGCCGATGCATTAAGTACACGCGATTATAAAAATATAATTGTTGACCATTGCTCTATGTGTTGGTCGTCTGATGAGTGTTGTTCCCTTTACGGAACTGAGAATCTCACACTGCAATGGTCTATTATTTCTGAGAGTATGAGACTGTCCGGACATACAAAGGGTGCACATGGATATGGAGGAATCTGGGGAGGAAACCACGCATCTTTTCATCATAACCTGATGGCGCATCACGATAGTAGAGTTCCTCGTCTTGGTCCGGCAGAACGTACGCAGACTAAAGAACTTATGGATATACGAAATAATGTTTATTATAATTGGAAAGGAAACGGATGCTATGGTGCCGAAGGCATGAAAGCTAATATAGTGAATAATTACTATAAGCCAGGACCGGCCACAGCTAATGCAAGCTCGCTGGTTAAATACAGAATTGTGGCGATTGATATCCGCACGGAAGAGTATGTTACCAGGTATCCGGCGTTTGCGCCGATGGTAAACATTTGGGGAAAGTTCTTTATTGATGGTAATGTTATGGAAGGAAATTCTACTGTAACCAATGATAACTGGACAAACGGGGTATATGCTCAGATATCAAGTAGCTATGGAATTAGTCAGACTACTAAAGATACAATTAGATTATCAGATCCTCTTCCTACCGGAGTTGTGACTACTCATACTGCACAGAAAGCTTATGATCAGGTTCTTCTTTATGCCGGATGCTCGCTTTTACGCGACGATATTGATAAGCGAATTGTTTCTGAGACTCAGAATAAGACATTCACCTTTACAGGATCAAAGTCGGGAGCTTTATACCCGGGAATTATTGATACGCAGGATGATACCAAACCCGTTGGAGCTGCTGCCGACTGGTCGCCCTGGCCAACTCTTACTCAGAAAACTGCTCCGACAGATACCGATGGCGACGGAATGCCGGATGCCTGGGAAACGGCTCACGGTCTTAATCCGGCACTTGCTGCAGATAGAAATGATAAGAATGTAGATCCTAAAGGTGAGTATACAAATCTGGAAGTTTATTTAAATGGATTAGTAGATGATATCACTAATAAACAGAACGATGGAGGAATAATATCTTCCTCCATTCATTCGGAGATTTGTGATGGAGATAAGTTAATGGTTTCAGCTTATCCAAATCCGGTAAAAGAGTTTTTAACTATATCGAGCAACTCGGAGTTGAATAAAGCTGAGTTATTAACCTTAACAGGGAGTTTGCTCCATGTGTTTATGTTGGAAGGAATGCGAAGCAATATAAACTTATCATCATTGAATGACGGGGTATATGTTCTAAGAATTTCAGATAATAAAGAAAGATGTGTAAGCCTTAAAGTCTTGAAATAGAACAACCATTCTTTATTTCTGCTGATTTAGTAAATGAAAAAGGTAATATACCTCGCAGAGGAGTTGTCCCTAAGTTCTCTGATTTAGAAGTAATCAGTTTAAGCCTTGCTGCCGAATCAATAAGCATAGATAGTGAAAGCTTTTTGTTTTCTAAATTAAATGAATACAAAGATGATTTTTCTTCTCTCATATCCCGTCGTCAATATAAAGATCGCAGGAAGCTTACTATCGGTTTATGTAATCAGGTGCGTGAAAGAATTGCATCCAACATTGATGGTGGAGAAGATATTTTCTGTATTGATTCTATACCAATTCAAGTCTGTCGTCCCATAAGGTCAAAACGTTGTAAAATGGGAAAGAATAATTATGATAAAGCTCCCAATTATGGCTATTGTGCTTCACAGGGTAAACATTATTACGGATATAAATTGCATTCTCTCTGTGGGTTGAGCGGTGTTATACACTCTTTTGACCTGACAAAGGCGAGTGTTCACGACATTCATTATTTGAAAGACGTAAAGTATAACTTTCAGAATTGCACCATCATCGGTGATCGTGGATATATTGGAGCAGCCATACAACTTGATTTATTTTGAAAATGCTAATATCAAGTTAGAAGTTCCATCTCGGTCGAATCAAAAAGATTGGGAACCTGTTTTTAGTCCATTTGCTAAAGCAAGGAAAAGGGTTGAAACGCTTTTTGCACAATTATGTGATTAATTTATGATAATCAGAAATTATGCAAAACAAACAGAAGGATTGTTTACTAGAATTACCGGGAAAATTAGTGCACTTACAATCCTTCAATATATAAACAAGATTAATAACAAACCCATTGGACAAATTAAATATGCGTTAATTTAATTCCGCCAACGGGTTACATAGTATTTCAATCAGTTCTTTTTTTAATAATTAAACCTATTACTATCACTATGGAAAAACAAAAATTACTCAAATCACTTTTTGTGTTACTATTTGTTCTATTGCCGTTTGCAGTGCAGGCAGTGGAAAAGGAAAAGTTTATTTATAGTACAACTTTTCAAGATTGGGCAGCAACAGCTTCAAGTGCCACGCCTAAAGTTATTTCTAAGACAACTCAGTTTAGTAACGAGACTTTGAATTTCTCTTTACTCGGAGTTAGTGTGTCTCCAAGCGGAACGAATACTAAATTTACTTCTGCAGTGTGTACTCCGGGTTACTTAATGATGGAGAAAAATACAACTGCGGGTTTTACAGGTGTCGATATGTCCGTTGAACTCTCTCCTTTAAAGTCTATCACCACACTTTCTTTTGTTGTTGCGACAACCGGAAACCCTAGGGGAGTAATCGTATCGAAAAAAGTAGGTACGGGAGATTGGTCTGTGATTTACAATACTGCGGCTAATCCCGCAGGAGGACAACTAGTGGAGATTCCTGTGAATGAGAAAGATGTTGCCATTAAGTTTACAAACTTAGCACCGGCACAGAATGCTTATTTGCTAAGTTTGGATATTAAAGGAAACGTGGAAGTCACTTCAGAGCAAGTTACCTTGAATACTGAAGTTAGTCCTATAGGTGCCGGAATTGTAGCCGTTAATCCTCAAGGAACTGAATTTGATAAGAATACAGTTGTAGCGTTGACTGCTACTCCTAATTTTGGTTATAAGTTCTCTAAATGGGTAGATTCAGTAACGGGTACAGATTTATCTACAGATAATCCGTTTAACTATACCTTGGCAGCAAGTTCTGCCGTGAAAGCAGTCTTTGATGCCAAGCAGACCTATGCTTTTGCTGTTAATATTTTGGGAGACACGCAAGGTAGAGTTACTGTTACACCTGCTGCTACCGATGGGAAATATGAAGCAGGTACAATTATTACTTTGACAGCTGAGTCTAATGACCTGATTAAGTTCAATAACTGGGATGATGCTTCTACTAATGCGGTGAAAACGATTACAATAGATAAAGATACTCAGGTAGGGGCTACTTTTAGTGCAGTATCTTATATAGTAGGATGGGACTTTTATACTACAGAGCCCAAACAAGACAGGGCGGGAGATTTTAAATCAGAAACGTCAAATGCGGGAATCTTTAAATTGCAAAAAGCCGATGAAACCTCTGTAGGATGGCTTGCAAAAGGCGGTGCTCAATATCATTACAGCAAACATGCAGCCGTTAACTGGCAGAAACCAGCTGATAAATGGTACTTCCAGGCAAGCTTCTCTACTGTAAACTATACTAATATAGTGGTTAAAGCAAAGCTTTTATCTTGCTATTTTGGCTATCAAGTTGAGAATATTGAATATTCTTTGGACGGATCAACCTTTACGAAGTTAGGCAGTGTAACGTTTGATGCCCAACAAGCATGGTATGATTCAAGCATAAATTTGCCAGCCGATGCGAATGGAAAAGATAAAGTCTACATCCGCTGGATTCCCGATTATACTTCTGAGGTAGTGAATGGCACTCAGACAAGTGATGGAACATCAATCACTGATATTTTTGTCTTTGCTGATAAAGAGGTTGTTAATGATACAACGGCACCAACGCTGATATCTTCTCTTCCTGTAAACAATGGAACAGGAGCATCGGCCACCGGTTCTGTTATTTTAAACTTTAATGAAAGAGTGCAGGCAGGTACAGGCGATTGTACGTTAAACGGTGAAGCAATAATAGGAACTTATGGTAGTTCTACAGTAATCTTTAAGTATTCAGGTCTTTCTTATGATACATCTTATACCTTTACTGTGCCCGATGGAGCTATAAAAGATATGAATGGGAATCCATTTGCTGGAATAACTGTTACATTTAAAACTATGCAAAAAGTGCAACCAGCTGCCAAACTATATAACGCTGTAGTTGCAGCAGACGGAAGCGGAGATTATACCACGGTAACAGATGCGGTAAAAGCGGCTCCTTCTGCAAATGCTGTTCCCTGGCTTATTTTTATAAAAGAGGGCATTTATACCGGTCATGTGGCAATTGATAAACCAAATATTTATCTGATAGGTCAGAGCAGAGACAAGGTGTTTATTTCTGATAACTTGCTTTGTGGTGGAACTACTGCTGTTGATGTGAAAGTTGGATCAACCGTATACGTTTCTGGTGATAACTTTTATGCAGAAAATATCACTTTCGATAATACCTGGGGAGTGACACAAAATGCCGGACCACAAGCGTTAGCTTTATTTACAGACGGTGATAAGGCTATTTTGAATAACTGTGCTTTGAGAAGTTATCAGGATACCTACCGTACTTCAACCAGCGGAATCACGGACAGGCACTATGTAAGGAATTGCTTTATTGAAGGAGCGGTAGACTTTATTTACGGTGCGGGTGATGTGTTTTTCGATGCATGTACATTGAATATTGTTCGTGATGGTGGCGGTTATATTGTTGCTCCAAGTCACAATGCTTCAACAGCATGGGGATACGTGTTCAATAATTGTACAATTACTGCTCCATCAAATAAAATAGCCTCCACAACAATTTATTTGGGCCGTCCGTGGATTGATTCTCCTAAAACAGTATATCTGAATACTACCAGCTTGATTAATATTTATCCTTCGGGATGGTATTATAAGATGGGAACTATCCCTGCTATTTTTGCTGATTACAACACTATGGATCAGTATGGCAATAAGATGGATCTTAGTTCCCGTATTAAAGATTATGAATATGATATAAAGGATGCTTCCGGCAATGTGACTTCTACAGTGAAAGGAACAGCGAAGAATTCACTTACTGATACTGAGGCAGCTACTTATACATTGAAAAATGTACTGAGTGGCAGTGACGACTGGCAACCAGCTTTGATAACAGAATCCGTTGCAGCTCCGGTTATAGCTGGAAATTCACAAACTATTACCTGGACTAAGGTGAAATATGCAATTTGTTATGTGATTACTAAGAATAACAAAGTTGTTAAGTTTACCACAGATTTAACTTTTACGGATACTGCAGCTAGTAATGGTGATATCTATTCTGTGCAAGCAGCCAATGAATATGGAGGATTAAGTCCGGTTTCCAATACTTACACAGCAGTAGTTACCGGATTTGAAAAGATAGATAAGTCTGGAATAACCGTTCTAGCTGTTAAGGGAGCAATAAATGTTTCGGGCATTGATAGTGATGCTACAGTTTCAATCTATTCCATAAACGGATCGTTATTGAAATCTGAAAAAGTTGTAGGGACTGCCAGCTTTCCTCTCAATAAGGGGACTTATGTTGTAAAAGTTGTTTCGACTCATACAACAAATAAAACTGTCGTGTTGGTAAGATAATTAAAATTCCAATCTAATAAAAAAAATCAGGAACTTTCTATCAAGTATGGAAAGTTCCTGATTTTTTTGTCTCAATGTAAACCGTCTGGATTATCCTTGTTAATTGGAACGGTGTGTTAACACGATTCATTTATTCAACATTATTTAGCAGAAAGCATTCCAATATCCCCCAACCACTCTTCTGCCAAAATAGTCCACTTATTTGTTGTTCCCGGATTGTTTCGCAAAGCTATGTTATGACCACCTTCAGGGAAAATATGGAGAGTGCTCATCTTTACATTGTGCTCTTTTAAAGCGGTATAATAGAAGATACTGTTCAGACAAGGCACTGTTTTATCGTCCGTAGCATGTACAATAAATGCCGGAGGCGTATTTTCGGTAACTCTTTTGTTGCACGAGAACTGATCCTTCAGTTCTTTTGACGGATCTTTTCCCAACAGGTTCTGCACACTCCCTTTATGAGCATATTCTTCCATCGAAATAACCGGAGATATTAGTATGGTAAAATTAGGTGTAAAAGAGAAAGTATCCATTTTGTCGCCTGCCTTGCTCCAGTCTTCTGTGAAAGTAGATACACTTGCGGAGAGATGTCCTCCGGCCGAACAGCCCATTACACCAACCTTATTGATATTGATTCCCCATTGTTCTGCATTGGCACGGATATAACGGAGGGCTCTTTGAGCATCCTGCAGCGGAGCTTTGAACGATTCCTTTACATCGGGCGATTGCGGCATGCGGTGATTCAATACAAAAGCGGTTACTCCAAAGGTGTTAAACCACTTAGCCAGTTGAAAACCACTTATCTGATAAGCAAGCCTGGCGTATCCTCCTCCGGGAATAATCAGAACGGCGGCTCCTTTATTCTCCTGCATTGATGGCTCGAATACGTAAACACCTGGAGTGCCAACCTGATAAACACGTTCGTTGGCTATGCTGTCTTTCACTTCTATTCCTTTGCTGTTTGGCATTTTAACGCCTTTCCAGATAGGGATAAAGTCTTGTGCAAATACTGAGGAAGCAATTCCCCATACAAGTAAGAATAAAACTTTTGTTTTCATAGTAATATTATCTTTTAAAGAATAAGGTTATTGTGGTCTGCAATATCTATAAAGAGATTCTGCAGACCAGATTATCTCCGTTTCCAGAGTGTTGTTTTTTTATTTATAATAGAATTCTTCCCGATCTTTAAATCAGAGAAAGAATTTCCTGTGCTTCATTTACAATATGTGCAGGCTCATATTGCTTAAGCTCCTCCAGCGGACGAAATCCCCAGGTTACTCCGGCAGCAGTTATCCCTGCATTTTTTGCTGTCAGCATATCAATGCCCGAGTCTCCCACATAAAGAACATCTTCTTTAGCCACTTTTGTTACAGCAAGAATATCTTCTACAATCTGCGGATCGGGCTTTGTTTTTACACCTTCCCGTTGTCCGAAAATAGCTGCAAAAGGCACGCCGCTGAAGTAATGCTCAACAAGTAGTTCCGTAGCCGACTGATATTTATT is part of the uncultured Bacteroides sp. genome and encodes:
- a CDS encoding two-component regulator propeller domain-containing protein; its protein translation is MKNFLFIFLFWVAGLCGYAQLRCSFTHYSSEDGLSQNTVMSMLQDRKGIMWFATWDGINKFNGYTFKTYKARQGDLISLTNNRVDRMVEDANGYIWVLTYDNRAHRFDPDTETFVQVPSSGEASTTNITSIEVMKNGTVWLFTENEGAIRVLIDKKTRKLTTYIYSQKSGQFPAQKVNRVYEDAAHNEWMLTDNGLAIIRPGQTIPVSYFAETKEDRHRLNQSFYSLQETSTEIFFGSDKGRVWRSQKRGGRFQLLQLPTKSNVISVNAVSPDEMIFSTANDGFFTYRLSNKEFIHYSTTTCADLPSNVIASVYVDRYKEVWFELAGADGVTHFNPHTNKVKQETVPTELGSAARSQPAFHIHEDVNGYLWVHPYGGGLSYFDRKQNKIIPFYDEPGSSNWRFSNKLHSAMSDRQGNLWMCTHSKGLEKITFLDNQFHLSIPYPHDYESLSNETRAILEDNNRNLWVAFKDGTLRIYNPLRKYIGYLTEAGTIAQSGPKVKGVAYFMTQDKKGIIWIGMKGGGLVRAEKVGNRFSLSRFNYSEDDIYSLSDDNIYCVFEDHKGRIWVATYGGGINYLDHDKSGKTIFINHRNNLKGYPIDCCYRVRYITEDAKGNIWAGTTSGVISFKDNFVNPEEVQFNHYLRVPGDVTSLSNNDVHWIHPTKKGELYLATFGGGLNKLISVSGKNKAVFKCYTVKDGAPSDVLLSIQEDTKGNLWISTENGLSKFIPSQQRFENYDDRSFASKVKFSEATSDITANNYIYFGTTTGFLYFNPAAIRKSTYVPYIYLSQLMVANKEVAPGEKSVLKVSLDDTKELELSHKENIVTIQYAALDMRNSENIQYAYILEGFDKEWTYVDKQRTATYTNLPKGEYVFRVKSTNSDGVWVNNERSLKITILPSFWETPWAYIIYFLLILVIILIAVFILFTIYRLKNEVSVEQQVSDVKLRFFTNISHELRTPLTLIAGPVEHVLKNSELPEETREQLNLVKRNTDRMLRLVNQILDFRKIQNKKMKMQIEEIELVSFVRRIMDNFESMAEEHHIDFVFENDKPQMNLWADIDKLEKIIFNLLSNAFKYTPQGKMIKVFIKDEGSSLAIGVKDQGIGIADNKKNSLFTRFENLVDKNLFNQPSTGIGLSLVRELVEMHKATIQVDSKLGEGSCFTTHFLKGKEHYDEGVEFILSDSKNPELKESVQYTVDIQNEVFSNEAGDSSEEVDSSKETMLLVEDNAELRFFLRSIFGSSFQIIEAANGKEGLEKAQKYLPDMVISDVMMPEMDGIELTKELKEEMTTSHIPVVLLSAKTAIESKLQGLEYGADDYITKPFSATYLKARVDNLLAQRNKLQELYRANLMEKPKEESTTQPEMSPHDRRFMDKLMELMEKNMDNGNLVVDDFVQEMAVSRSVFFKKLKMLTGFAPIEFIKEMRVKRAAQLIETGEYNMTQISYQVGINDPRYFSKCFKQKFGMTPTEYKDSLGKNYK
- a CDS encoding T9SS type A sorting domain-containing protein codes for the protein MHLYGQSIPAFPGAEGHGRYVTGGRGGTVYHVTSLEDNAYGTTPAPGTLRFGIEKITSARTIVFDISGTIQLKQQLKIKNDNITIAGQTAPGDGICLAGWPVSINCNNVILRFVRFRMGDRDNINADGADALSTRDYKNIIVDHCSMCWSSDECCSLYGTENLTLQWSIISESMRLSGHTKGAHGYGGIWGGNHASFHHNLMAHHDSRVPRLGPAERTQTKELMDIRNNVYYNWKGNGCYGAEGMKANIVNNYYKPGPATANASSLVKYRIVAIDIRTEEYVTRYPAFAPMVNIWGKFFIDGNVMEGNSTVTNDNWTNGVYAQISSSYGISQTTKDTIRLSDPLPTGVVTTHTAQKAYDQVLLYAGCSLLRDDIDKRIVSETQNKTFTFTGSKSGALYPGIIDTQDDTKPVGAAADWSPWPTLTQKTAPTDTDGDGMPDAWETAHGLNPALAADRNDKNVDPKGEYTNLEVYLNGLVDDITNKQNDGGIISSSIHSEICDGDKLMVSAYPNPVKEFLTISSNSELNKAELLTLTGSLLHVFMLEGMRSNINLSSLNDGVYVLRISDNKERCVSLKVLK
- a CDS encoding pectinesterase family protein — its product is MEKQKLLKSLFVLLFVLLPFAVQAVEKEKFIYSTTFQDWAATASSATPKVISKTTQFSNETLNFSLLGVSVSPSGTNTKFTSAVCTPGYLMMEKNTTAGFTGVDMSVELSPLKSITTLSFVVATTGNPRGVIVSKKVGTGDWSVIYNTAANPAGGQLVEIPVNEKDVAIKFTNLAPAQNAYLLSLDIKGNVEVTSEQVTLNTEVSPIGAGIVAVNPQGTEFDKNTVVALTATPNFGYKFSKWVDSVTGTDLSTDNPFNYTLAASSAVKAVFDAKQTYAFAVNILGDTQGRVTVTPAATDGKYEAGTIITLTAESNDLIKFNNWDDASTNAVKTITIDKDTQVGATFSAVSYIVGWDFYTTEPKQDRAGDFKSETSNAGIFKLQKADETSVGWLAKGGAQYHYSKHAAVNWQKPADKWYFQASFSTVNYTNIVVKAKLLSCYFGYQVENIEYSLDGSTFTKLGSVTFDAQQAWYDSSINLPADANGKDKVYIRWIPDYTSEVVNGTQTSDGTSITDIFVFADKEVVNDTTAPTLISSLPVNNGTGASATGSVILNFNERVQAGTGDCTLNGEAIIGTYGSSTVIFKYSGLSYDTSYTFTVPDGAIKDMNGNPFAGITVTFKTMQKVQPAAKLYNAVVAADGSGDYTTVTDAVKAAPSANAVPWLIFIKEGIYTGHVAIDKPNIYLIGQSRDKVFISDNLLCGGTTAVDVKVGSTVYVSGDNFYAENITFDNTWGVTQNAGPQALALFTDGDKAILNNCALRSYQDTYRTSTSGITDRHYVRNCFIEGAVDFIYGAGDVFFDACTLNIVRDGGGYIVAPSHNASTAWGYVFNNCTITAPSNKIASTTIYLGRPWIDSPKTVYLNTTSLINIYPSGWYYKMGTIPAIFADYNTMDQYGNKMDLSSRIKDYEYDIKDASGNVTSTVKGTAKNSLTDTEAATYTLKNVLSGSDDWQPALITESVAAPVIAGNSQTITWTKVKYAICYVITKNNKVVKFTTDLTFTDTAASNGDIYSVQAANEYGGLSPVSNTYTAVVTGFEKIDKSGITVLAVKGAINVSGIDSDATVSIYSINGSLLKSEKVVGTASFPLNKGTYVVKVVSTHTTNKTVVLVR
- a CDS encoding alpha/beta hydrolase, which codes for MKTKVLFLLVWGIASSVFAQDFIPIWKGVKMPNSKGIEVKDSIANERVYQVGTPGVYVFEPSMQENKGAAVLIIPGGGYARLAYQISGFQLAKWFNTFGVTAFVLNHRMPQSPDVKESFKAPLQDAQRALRYIRANAEQWGININKVGVMGCSAGGHLSASVSTFTEDWSKAGDKMDTFSFTPNFTILISPVISMEEYAHKGSVQNLLGKDPSKELKDQFSCNKRVTENTPPAFIVHATDDKTVPCLNSIFYYTALKEHNVKMSTLHIFPEGGHNIALRNNPGTTNKWTILAEEWLGDIGMLSAK